In a single window of the Pseudohongiella acticola genome:
- a CDS encoding SDR family NAD(P)-dependent oxidoreductase produces MTQNKRIVIVGATSSIAEHCARAWAQQYQQQTQSETQQFVLLGRDQEKLSAIAADLSVRNPAAQCEILLPDFSSADSIQQTVKDIVAAGTPDIVLIAHGTLPEQSACQQNLAMAAEAMHINGLSPALFAEAFAGPMQRANAGTIVLVGSVAGDRGRKSNYVYGAAKGLVTRYAQGLQHRLAGTNVGVVLVKPGPTDTPMTAHLKQDGAKLASVEAVANDIVQGVQKGRAVIYTPGKWWLIMMIIRHLPRFIFNKMDI; encoded by the coding sequence ATGACACAGAACAAACGAATCGTAATTGTCGGTGCCACCTCCTCGATTGCCGAGCATTGCGCTCGTGCATGGGCCCAGCAATATCAGCAACAGACGCAGTCGGAAACACAACAGTTTGTGTTGCTCGGTCGTGATCAGGAGAAACTGTCTGCTATTGCTGCCGACCTGAGCGTGCGCAACCCTGCCGCTCAATGTGAAATCCTGCTGCCGGATTTTTCCTCAGCAGACTCCATTCAACAGACAGTCAAGGACATCGTGGCGGCGGGCACACCCGACATCGTATTGATCGCGCACGGAACCCTGCCAGAACAGTCTGCCTGTCAACAGAATCTCGCTATGGCAGCCGAGGCAATGCATATTAACGGACTGTCCCCGGCATTATTTGCCGAAGCATTTGCCGGCCCGATGCAGCGCGCCAATGCCGGTACCATCGTTCTGGTTGGTTCGGTGGCCGGTGACCGTGGTCGCAAATCCAATTATGTTTATGGCGCCGCCAAAGGCCTGGTCACTCGTTACGCACAAGGATTGCAGCACCGCCTGGCCGGAACCAATGTTGGCGTTGTGCTGGTCAAACCTGGCCCAACCGACACCCCCATGACAGCGCACCTGAAACAGGACGGTGCCAAATTGGCCAGCGTAGAGGCGGTGGCCAATGATATTGTGCAGGGCGTACAAAAGGGCCGCGCCGTTATTTATACGCCGGGAAAATGGTGGTTGATCATGATGATCATTCGTCATCTGCCCCGATTCATATTCAATAAAATGGACATATAG
- a CDS encoding UbiA family prenyltransferase: protein MNQPLVVDLDGTLIHTDMLHESALKVLRERPWATLSIPVWMARGKAVLKQHLAKQAQINPASLPYNEELLVWLRQQKNAGRRLVLCTAADQVIAQGIAEHLQLFDEVMASDGKTNLSGANKADALTARFAETGFVYVGNCDKDLPVWSVAHSAVVVNGASGLSDRTRAVCDIEQEFPLRPRGPLAWLRVIRAHQWLKNLLLFIPLIAAHQFSDTDTWLTLIMAFVAFSLCASAVYITNDLLDLESDRLHPRKRFRPFASGLLPAWQGVVLMPFLLLAGISAALWVNVAFLQWLALYLLLTCLYSFGLKRLMLVDCLTLAMLYTLRIIAGTAAASLELSFWLLAESVFLFLSLAFVKRYAELALQSLSGESKAHGRGYYTSDAPLIQTLGVTSGYVAVMILALYLNSEEVLELYSNPTLVWAAIPFMLFWVSWMWMQASRGNMHDDPLVFAVKDKASLLAGLGFATVLVIGSVA from the coding sequence TTGAATCAACCGCTGGTAGTCGACCTGGATGGCACCCTGATCCACACGGATATGCTGCACGAATCAGCACTCAAAGTGCTGCGTGAGCGACCGTGGGCTACGCTGTCCATTCCAGTCTGGATGGCACGCGGAAAAGCAGTCCTCAAACAGCACCTGGCCAAACAGGCACAGATCAATCCGGCCAGCCTGCCATACAATGAAGAACTTCTGGTCTGGCTGCGTCAACAGAAGAATGCTGGGCGCAGGCTTGTACTCTGCACCGCCGCAGACCAGGTCATCGCTCAGGGAATTGCTGAGCACCTGCAGCTGTTCGACGAGGTCATGGCCAGTGATGGCAAAACCAATCTGTCCGGCGCCAACAAGGCCGACGCGTTGACAGCACGCTTTGCCGAGACCGGCTTTGTTTACGTTGGCAACTGCGACAAAGACCTGCCCGTTTGGAGTGTCGCACACAGCGCCGTTGTGGTTAACGGCGCCAGCGGGCTCAGTGACCGGACTCGCGCCGTATGCGATATTGAGCAGGAGTTTCCCTTACGCCCCCGGGGGCCGCTTGCCTGGTTGCGGGTTATCCGCGCGCATCAATGGCTGAAGAACCTGCTGCTGTTCATTCCCCTGATTGCGGCCCATCAGTTCAGTGATACCGACACCTGGCTAACCCTGATCATGGCGTTTGTCGCCTTCAGCCTGTGTGCATCGGCGGTATACATCACCAACGACCTGCTGGACCTTGAAAGTGATCGCCTGCATCCACGCAAACGCTTTCGCCCGTTCGCCTCCGGACTATTGCCGGCCTGGCAAGGTGTGGTTCTGATGCCATTCCTGTTGCTGGCGGGCATCAGTGCTGCGCTCTGGGTCAACGTTGCCTTCCTGCAATGGCTGGCCCTCTACCTGTTGCTTACCTGTTTGTATTCGTTTGGCCTCAAACGACTGATGCTGGTGGACTGCCTGACCCTGGCGATGCTTTATACCCTGCGTATTATTGCTGGCACCGCAGCTGCCAGTCTGGAGCTGTCGTTCTGGCTGCTGGCGGAGTCGGTATTTCTGTTCCTGTCACTGGCATTTGTCAAACGTTACGCCGAGCTCGCGCTGCAGTCGCTCAGTGGCGAGAGCAAGGCACACGGGCGTGGATATTACACCAGCGACGCCCCGCTTATTCAGACGCTGGGAGTCACGTCCGGTTACGTCGCCGTCATGATTCTGGCGCTGTACCTGAACAGCGAAGAAGTGCTTGAACTGTATAGCAACCCGACACTGGTCTGGGCAGCAATACCTTTTATGCTGTTCTGGGTCAGCTGGATGTGGATGCAGGCCAGCCGTGGCAACATGCATGATGACCCACTGGTTTTTGCGGTCAAGGACAAAGCCAGTCTGCTGGCCGGACTCGGCTTCGCTACCGTGCTTGTGATCGGATCGGTAGCATGA
- a CDS encoding FAD-binding oxidoreductase: MKIASWGRLSQDHHDAIALSDHRCLSSQIQRSAPGISYGMGRSYGDVCLNPGGALWLTRGLNRFISFDDQTGLLCCEPGVTLKEIQDCFVSRGWMLPVTPGTQLITVGGAIANDVHGKNHHVMGTFGEHVVSFKLARTDGTTLDCSRKQNPDMFRATIAGLGLTGIIYNVQLQLRRIESPWLLTDTVPFSNLDDFFALADESEASWEHTVSWIDCLAGPQTRGIFMRANHASKQELAALPYYLPDISKVRRRKNIDMPLTPPVSLVNRLSLRPFNAAYYAMNARKAGAGVAHYESFSYPLDKINNWNRMYGRRGFYQYQCVVPRDNARQAIESMLTAIADAGEGSFLAVLKTFTERPAAGLLSFPMAGATLALDFPNKGGATEDLLARLDDVVSSAGGRLYPAKDARMPAHMFAASYPELTQFSAFRDPGISSAMSRRLLGS; encoded by the coding sequence ATGAAAATTGCTTCCTGGGGTCGTCTCAGCCAGGATCACCATGACGCAATCGCGTTGAGTGACCATCGATGTCTTTCCAGCCAGATTCAACGCAGCGCGCCCGGCATCAGCTATGGCATGGGCCGCAGCTACGGCGATGTCTGCCTGAACCCGGGCGGTGCACTTTGGCTGACGCGGGGGCTGAACCGGTTTATCAGTTTTGACGATCAAACCGGACTGCTGTGCTGCGAGCCAGGAGTAACCCTGAAAGAAATTCAGGATTGTTTTGTATCGCGTGGCTGGATGTTGCCAGTGACACCTGGCACGCAACTGATTACCGTGGGCGGCGCAATCGCCAACGATGTTCACGGCAAGAATCACCATGTCATGGGTACCTTTGGCGAACACGTCGTCAGTTTCAAACTGGCACGTACGGACGGCACCACGCTGGATTGCAGCCGCAAGCAAAACCCGGACATGTTTCGGGCAACCATTGCAGGCCTGGGCCTGACCGGCATCATCTACAACGTGCAATTACAATTGCGCCGCATCGAAAGCCCCTGGCTGCTGACTGATACCGTACCCTTCAGTAACCTGGATGATTTTTTTGCGCTGGCTGACGAATCCGAAGCCAGCTGGGAACATACTGTGTCGTGGATCGATTGCCTTGCAGGCCCCCAAACACGCGGAATTTTCATGCGCGCCAACCACGCCAGCAAACAGGAACTCGCTGCGTTGCCGTATTACCTGCCTGACATCAGTAAGGTTCGTCGCCGCAAGAATATCGACATGCCACTGACACCGCCGGTTTCACTGGTCAACAGACTGAGCCTGCGTCCTTTTAATGCGGCGTATTACGCGATGAACGCTCGCAAGGCGGGCGCCGGTGTGGCGCACTACGAAAGCTTCTCTTATCCACTGGACAAGATCAATAACTGGAACCGCATGTATGGACGTCGCGGCTTTTATCAGTATCAATGCGTGGTTCCACGCGACAACGCGCGACAGGCAATTGAGAGCATGCTGACGGCAATCGCGGATGCGGGCGAAGGCTCATTCCTGGCCGTCTTAAAAACCTTTACTGAGCGCCCTGCCGCCGGACTGCTGAGCTTTCCGATGGCCGGTGCGACGCTGGCGCTGGATTTTCCCAACAAAGGCGGGGCAACCGAAGATCTGCTGGCCCGGCTCGATGATGTCGTCTCCTCGGCAGGCGGCCGACTTTATCCCGCCAAGGATGCTCGCATGCCAGCGCATATGTTTGCCGCCAGCTATCCGGAGCTGACACAGTTTTCCGCATTTCGTGACCCGGGCATCAGCTCGGCCATGTCACGCCGCTTACTCGGCTCGTGA
- a CDS encoding NAD-dependent epimerase/dehydratase family protein → MKEIDKHIRIVLPGGAGLVGQNLVARLRDQGYHNIVVLDKHQANLRVLQTVQTDIICEVADLAQPGAWQNHIREADVVVMLQAQIGGIDYADFQRNNVDATRLILDTLKACPTTPYLVHISSSVVESVADDFYTRSKGEQETMVLESGLDCPILRPTLMFGWFDRKHLGWLSRFMKKVPVFPIPGHGRYMRQPLYVGDFCDIIISCIESRRGHGIYNISGHEKIDYIDMIRDIKAAVDARTLILRIPYSLFYALLWTWALFDRNPPFTTQQLAALTAKDEFEVIDWPTLFDVPYTPFKKAIHETFNDSRYSDVALEF, encoded by the coding sequence ATGAAAGAGATTGATAAACACATCAGAATCGTACTCCCCGGCGGCGCCGGTCTGGTTGGCCAGAACCTGGTCGCCCGGCTGCGCGATCAGGGGTACCACAATATTGTTGTGCTCGATAAACATCAGGCAAATCTGCGGGTATTGCAGACAGTACAGACGGATATTATCTGTGAAGTCGCAGACCTTGCGCAGCCTGGCGCATGGCAGAACCATATTCGTGAAGCCGATGTGGTGGTCATGTTGCAGGCACAGATTGGCGGCATCGACTACGCAGACTTCCAGCGAAACAATGTCGACGCAACGCGGTTGATACTGGACACCCTCAAGGCGTGTCCGACAACACCTTACCTCGTCCACATCAGCTCATCAGTCGTAGAGTCAGTGGCCGATGACTTTTATACGCGCAGCAAAGGCGAACAGGAAACCATGGTTCTGGAAAGCGGCCTTGATTGCCCGATCCTGCGACCGACCCTGATGTTTGGCTGGTTCGATCGCAAACACCTGGGCTGGTTATCACGTTTTATGAAAAAGGTGCCGGTTTTCCCCATACCCGGGCACGGCCGCTATATGCGTCAACCACTGTACGTTGGGGATTTTTGTGACATCATCATCAGCTGCATTGAGTCACGACGCGGCCATGGTATCTACAACATTTCCGGTCATGAGAAAATCGATTACATTGACATGATCCGTGACATCAAAGCCGCAGTTGACGCGCGCACCCTGATTCTGCGCATTCCGTACTCTCTGTTTTATGCCTTGCTGTGGACGTGGGCACTGTTCGACCGGAACCCGCCTTTCACGACCCAGCAGCTGGCCGCACTGACCGCCAAAGACGAATTTGAGGTCATTGACTGGCCGACCCTTTTTGATGTGCCTTATACGCCATTCAAAAAAGCGATTCACGAAACCTTTAACGACTC